A single Paenibacillus sp. FSL R5-0517 DNA region contains:
- a CDS encoding ADP-ribosylglycohydrolase family protein produces the protein MLLRDRFNGCFIGLAVGDALGTTVEFSSPGTFEPVTDIVGGGVFGLKAGQWTDDTSMALCLAESLVRKADFDPADQMRRYTNWYRVGYMSSTGDCFDIGGATRSALERFEITGEAFSGSADPMTAGNGSIMRLAPVALAYANQPNEAVRYAGLSSRTTHAAAESVEACEVLAAILVAGLHGADKDVMLMPETCRQWREENVFSPAIEEVVMGSYQSKEPPDIKGSGYVVRSLEAALWAFHKSASFEEGALLAVNLGDDADTTGAVYGQIAGAYYGLSGIPAHWRDKLAMPETFEQLTEALWLKATETR, from the coding sequence ATGCTGCTAAGGGACCGTTTCAATGGCTGCTTCATCGGGCTTGCAGTGGGTGATGCGCTCGGAACTACCGTGGAATTTAGCAGTCCGGGCACATTTGAACCTGTAACGGATATCGTGGGAGGCGGCGTATTCGGGCTAAAAGCAGGACAGTGGACAGATGATACCTCCATGGCTCTATGTTTGGCAGAAAGTTTGGTGCGCAAGGCAGACTTCGATCCTGCGGATCAGATGCGCAGATATACGAATTGGTACAGGGTCGGATATATGAGCAGTACAGGCGACTGCTTCGATATCGGCGGGGCCACGCGAAGTGCTCTGGAGAGGTTTGAGATCACTGGAGAAGCCTTCAGCGGATCAGCTGACCCGATGACGGCGGGCAACGGCTCTATTATGAGGCTTGCTCCTGTCGCGTTGGCTTATGCCAATCAACCAAACGAGGCAGTCCGCTATGCCGGGTTGAGTTCTCGCACAACGCATGCCGCAGCGGAAAGCGTAGAGGCATGTGAGGTATTGGCTGCCATACTTGTTGCTGGACTGCACGGAGCGGACAAAGACGTCATGCTAATGCCGGAGACATGCCGACAGTGGAGGGAAGAGAATGTATTTTCGCCCGCAATTGAAGAGGTTGTCATGGGTTCCTATCAGAGTAAAGAGCCGCCCGACATTAAGGGTAGTGGTTATGTGGTTCGTTCACTTGAAGCAGCATTATGGGCGTTCCATAAGTCGGCAAGTTTTGAAGAAGGCGCATTGTTAGCTGTTAATCTGGGTGATGATGCGGACACTACGGGCGCGGTGTACGGACAGATCGCTGGTGCTTATTATGGACTGAGTGGTATTCCGGCACACTGGCGGGACAAGTTGGCTATGCCTGAAACGTTCGAACAACTAACAGAAGCCTTGTGGTTGAAGGCGACAGAAACTCGTTGA
- a CDS encoding HAD family hydrolase has protein sequence MIKALVFDFDGTIIDTETAWYIAFRDAYKEHGVDLTLEMYSQCIGTSLKTFNPYEYLITDLNLPIDREAFRESVQLQHAALMNKEKVRPGIQEYLEQAREAGLKLAVASSSKREWVEQHLEQLKLKDYFEVIRTADDVANVKPDPELYNQALEALGVTADEAVAIEDSPNGARAAAAAGMHCVVISNTITGTLEFDMPHQRLSCLTDLAFNDLISKPLVTTV, from the coding sequence ATGATTAAGGCACTGGTGTTTGATTTCGACGGAACGATTATTGATACAGAGACAGCATGGTATATTGCTTTTCGTGATGCTTACAAGGAACACGGCGTAGATCTAACCCTGGAGATGTACTCACAATGCATCGGGACCAGTCTGAAAACATTTAATCCGTATGAGTACCTCATCACAGATTTGAATCTTCCGATCGATCGGGAAGCGTTCAGGGAGTCCGTTCAGTTGCAGCACGCTGCATTGATGAACAAGGAGAAGGTACGTCCTGGTATTCAGGAATATCTTGAACAAGCACGTGAAGCCGGATTGAAACTCGCTGTAGCCTCCAGCTCCAAACGGGAGTGGGTTGAACAGCATCTGGAACAACTGAAACTGAAAGATTATTTTGAAGTCATTCGTACGGCAGATGATGTAGCGAATGTAAAGCCTGACCCGGAACTCTACAATCAAGCGCTTGAAGCCCTTGGAGTAACTGCAGACGAAGCCGTAGCGATTGAGGATTCACCTAACGGCGCGCGTGCAGCTGCTGCGGCTGGTATGCACTGCGTAGTCATCTCGAATACCATCACCGGAACACTGGAATTCGATATGCCTCACCAACGGCTTTCTTGCTTGACTGACCTTGCATTTAACGATTTGATTTCGAAGCCACTCGTCACTACCGTCTAA
- a CDS encoding mannitol-1-phosphate 5-dehydrogenase, with amino-acid sequence MKAVHFGAGNIGRGFIGHMLSASDYEVCFVARNPKKISMLQERQEYPITLANSEQDTTIVNNVTAINVSEQNLVAEEIASADVITTAVGVSALGDIAEPIAKGIQLRMKNNNQAPLHIIACENAIGGSTRLKKRIYPFLDEQTRNKAERYISFPNAAVDRIVPAQNHKDPLQVTVEPFYEWVVHRPALLDGFKEIDGVHYVDSLEPYIERKMFTVNTGHCVAAYFGYLEGFKTIRQVMSNSTLRSKVRQVMEETGEMLIQKHGFNAQKHNKYIDTILERFANPNLTDQVTRVGRSPLRKLSPHDRLVRPAMQASEFGIKIPHLTSAMAAAMLFNDKRDEEAMKLQHMIREDGVSAFIRERMGIPDEHPVHQNVIASYQELRGRKESTILT; translated from the coding sequence ATGAAAGCTGTACATTTTGGTGCGGGCAATATAGGCCGCGGTTTTATCGGTCATATGTTGTCCGCTTCCGACTACGAAGTCTGCTTTGTCGCACGTAACCCGAAGAAAATCTCCATGCTTCAAGAGAGACAGGAATACCCGATTACACTTGCCAATAGCGAACAGGATACAACAATTGTCAACAACGTGACGGCGATCAACGTAAGTGAGCAAAATCTGGTTGCTGAAGAGATCGCTTCAGCTGATGTGATTACAACTGCGGTGGGTGTATCTGCACTCGGAGATATCGCAGAGCCAATCGCCAAAGGCATTCAACTTCGCATGAAAAACAATAATCAGGCGCCACTGCATATCATCGCTTGCGAGAATGCCATCGGTGGCAGCACTCGGCTGAAGAAACGCATCTATCCATTCCTGGATGAACAGACTCGCAATAAAGCCGAACGTTATATTTCTTTCCCCAATGCAGCTGTGGATCGGATTGTTCCGGCCCAAAACCACAAAGACCCGCTGCAGGTCACGGTTGAACCTTTTTACGAATGGGTCGTTCATCGTCCAGCACTTCTGGATGGTTTTAAAGAAATTGACGGTGTTCACTATGTGGATTCCCTTGAACCTTATATCGAGCGTAAAATGTTTACGGTGAATACAGGCCACTGTGTCGCCGCATACTTCGGATATCTTGAAGGATTCAAGACAATCCGGCAGGTTATGAGCAACTCCACCCTGCGATCCAAGGTACGGCAGGTTATGGAAGAGACCGGTGAGATGCTCATCCAGAAGCACGGATTTAACGCTCAGAAGCATAACAAATATATCGACACCATACTGGAACGCTTTGCTAACCCCAACCTGACAGATCAGGTCACTCGGGTAGGACGTTCCCCCCTTCGCAAGCTCTCGCCACATGATCGGCTTGTTCGCCCAGCGATGCAGGCCAGTGAATTCGGAATCAAAATTCCTCATTTAACTTCTGCTATGGCGGCCGCAATGCTATTCAATGACAAACGCGACGAGGAAGCCATGAAGCTACAACACATGATTCGCGAAGATGGCGTCTCCGCCTTCATCCGTGAACGCATGGGAATTCCCGACGAACATCCCGTTCATCAGAATGTAATCGCCAGCTATCAGGAACTCAGAGGGCGTAAGGAATCGACTATATTAACCTGA
- a CDS encoding YkyA family protein, with the protein MLTSKKVALAAVSVLLILLASGCGDPQEPAANQVNQLVLSGQKIDQSLNNLTSHEQEDMKLYKSILDKGKNKNSDLKALLDQAADHIDERSTLLKEAEEAMKQSNERAVALRSSLKELSFENEETLAQAEKVLDQYEARARALENFIASYQLSLSADEQLYDLMRESAEPNLVKIKRAIRSRNSEYAKLAEFRKQFNLQTKAFNVANAKLVQMDQAS; encoded by the coding sequence GTGCTAACGAGTAAAAAAGTGGCGCTCGCAGCAGTTAGTGTATTGCTAATTCTGCTGGCGAGTGGTTGTGGAGATCCGCAGGAGCCTGCGGCAAATCAGGTGAACCAACTGGTGCTCAGTGGACAGAAGATTGATCAGAGTTTGAACAATTTGACCAGTCACGAGCAGGAAGATATGAAGTTATACAAGTCCATTTTAGACAAAGGCAAGAACAAAAACAGTGATCTCAAAGCACTGCTGGATCAGGCGGCAGATCATATTGATGAACGAAGCACGTTGTTGAAAGAGGCGGAAGAGGCCATGAAACAGTCCAACGAGAGGGCGGTAGCCCTGCGCAGTTCATTGAAAGAACTATCATTTGAAAACGAAGAAACGTTGGCACAGGCTGAAAAGGTGCTGGATCAGTATGAAGCAAGAGCGCGTGCATTGGAAAATTTTATTGCCTCGTATCAGCTAAGTCTGAGTGCCGATGAACAGTTGTATGATCTGATGAGAGAAAGTGCAGAACCTAATCTGGTTAAGATCAAGCGAGCCATTCGGTCACGAAATAGCGAATATGCGAAGCTTGCTGAATTCCGCAAGCAATTTAACCTCCAGACCAAAGCATTTAACGTAGCCAATGCCAAACTGGTTCAGATGGATCAGGCCAGCTAG
- a CDS encoding polysaccharide deacetylase family protein, translating to MRVQQERAGERGSIPHNTSRKKTHKRRKIRYGRISIALMLLVLFVTGVTYIFLGMTHWIKSVVAPPPMTVIEQPAKLGMIQITPDAKEEPVRFQGQVRKLAYITFDDGPTEYTEQLLDILKQHEAKATFFMIGRQLNQHPDAVKRLLKEGSYPGLHSITHNYKKLYKSGSSANFVKEFKKEQKMVQDLIGFTPHLIRAPYGSSPQIGEKFRGDIAAAGFKMWDWTTDSLDWNLPGQPDKIVARVSKSVHRDKEVILMHEREQTVQALPRILKLLEDRGYEFEVYDPDAHWIANFSGDTRL from the coding sequence GTGAGAGTCCAACAAGAGAGAGCGGGAGAACGTGGCAGTATTCCGCACAACACAAGCCGCAAGAAAACACATAAACGCAGAAAAATTCGGTATGGAAGGATCAGCATAGCTCTAATGCTCCTGGTACTGTTCGTTACCGGTGTAACATATATATTCCTTGGCATGACACATTGGATCAAAAGCGTTGTGGCACCGCCTCCGATGACTGTAATCGAACAGCCCGCCAAGCTCGGCATGATACAAATTACTCCAGATGCGAAGGAGGAGCCGGTACGGTTCCAGGGCCAGGTTCGCAAATTGGCATACATAACGTTTGATGATGGTCCGACGGAGTATACGGAACAACTGCTGGATATTTTGAAGCAGCATGAGGCGAAGGCTACCTTTTTCATGATCGGACGACAATTGAATCAGCATCCAGATGCAGTGAAACGGCTGTTGAAGGAAGGCAGTTACCCCGGACTCCACAGCATAACGCATAACTATAAAAAGCTGTATAAGAGCGGCAGCTCTGCAAACTTTGTGAAAGAGTTCAAAAAAGAACAGAAGATGGTGCAGGACCTGATTGGTTTTACGCCTCATCTTATTCGCGCGCCTTATGGCAGTAGTCCACAGATCGGTGAAAAATTCAGAGGTGACATTGCGGCGGCCGGGTTCAAAATGTGGGACTGGACGACAGATTCACTGGATTGGAATCTTCCCGGTCAGCCGGATAAGATTGTGGCCCGCGTGAGCAAAAGTGTACATCGGGATAAGGAAGTGATTCTGATGCATGAGCGAGAGCAAACGGTTCAGGCTTTGCCGCGTATTCTGAAGTTGCTCGAAGATCGAGGTTACGAGTTCGAAGTATACGATCCGGATGCACATTGGATAGCGAATTTTAGCGGAGATACCCGCTTGTAA
- a CDS encoding DMT family transporter translates to MTSLNRAGRFIYLLFFVGIIAISFSSIFVRWSNADVAVIAMYRLFLTNLLMLPFVWKYRHEMMRLSLRQWGLLLASGVMLALHFLLWMGSLRLTSVASSTVILALEPILILAGSVWLFKAKINRMMIIGMGIALFGSIVIGAGDFQLAGTALQGDILSLLGTIAVAVHMLLGQFLRAGLSAFSYNFWVFFVAACTLAVYNLIMGHPFGGYAASEWGIFLLLAIVPTIFGHYLFNWLLQYMNATTVSMGVLGEPVFSSLLAWMLLGESLSALQMSAGVVIIFGVWIFIRYGKTKPQPIPADAPIAGKGPVEPTTV, encoded by the coding sequence ATGACAAGCTTGAACCGTGCCGGCAGATTCATTTATCTGTTATTCTTTGTCGGCATTATCGCCATTTCTTTTTCTTCGATATTTGTACGTTGGTCTAACGCAGATGTTGCGGTCATTGCCATGTACCGTCTATTTCTGACCAATCTGTTAATGCTCCCGTTTGTCTGGAAATACAGACACGAGATGATGCGTCTGAGCTTACGCCAGTGGGGCTTGCTGCTTGCATCCGGTGTGATGCTGGCCCTTCACTTTCTGCTCTGGATGGGTTCGCTTCGACTCACCAGTGTCGCCAGTTCCACCGTTATTCTCGCACTGGAGCCTATACTGATTCTTGCAGGTTCGGTATGGCTGTTCAAAGCCAAAATTAACCGCATGATGATCATCGGCATGGGCATCGCCCTGTTTGGGTCAATCGTCATTGGTGCAGGAGATTTCCAGTTGGCAGGTACTGCCCTGCAAGGTGACATCCTCTCTTTGCTTGGCACAATTGCAGTCGCTGTCCATATGCTGCTGGGTCAATTTTTGCGAGCGGGGCTTAGTGCATTCTCGTATAACTTCTGGGTATTCTTCGTGGCTGCCTGCACGCTGGCGGTATATAATCTGATCATGGGCCATCCGTTCGGAGGTTACGCTGCATCAGAGTGGGGGATCTTCCTATTGCTCGCCATTGTGCCAACGATCTTCGGACATTATCTCTTCAACTGGCTGCTTCAATATATGAATGCCACGACGGTATCCATGGGTGTACTTGGGGAACCCGTATTCTCTTCATTGCTGGCCTGGATGCTGCTCGGTGAATCCCTCAGTGCGTTACAGATGTCTGCCGGGGTCGTCATTATATTCGGGGTATGGATCTTCATTCGATATGGCAAAACCAAACCTCAACCCATTCCTGCTGATGCTCCTATCGCTGGAAAAGGGCCTGTTGAACCTACTACGGTATAA
- a CDS encoding sulfurtransferase codes for MKNIVSMRWLLARMYEPDVVIADCRFLLGQAEAGRQAYEAGHIPGAVYLDLEKDLSSPVSAHGGRHPLPDPAVLANRLAKAGIGSNSRIVAYDDQGGMNASRLWWLLRYIGHDQVYIMDEGFSAWQNAKFPVTTDVPVQIPSSFEVNVQPQMLASVEDAQQASASGSAVLIDSRDARRYAGLEEPIDAKAGHIPGALNYFWKDVLDWDRRWTDTGVLEERFSKLDKDGAIIVYCGSGVSACPNVIALEEAGFSNVKLYSGSWSDWISYDENPVATGEEV; via the coding sequence ATGAAAAATATTGTATCCATGCGCTGGCTGCTCGCCAGAATGTATGAACCTGATGTCGTCATTGCCGATTGCCGATTCTTGCTCGGTCAGGCGGAGGCTGGAAGACAAGCCTATGAAGCTGGACATATTCCAGGAGCTGTCTATCTCGATTTGGAAAAAGACCTGTCTTCTCCTGTCTCTGCACACGGAGGACGTCACCCGCTCCCTGATCCGGCTGTTCTCGCGAATCGTCTCGCCAAAGCGGGCATTGGCTCCAATAGTCGAATTGTTGCTTATGACGATCAAGGCGGCATGAATGCCTCACGATTGTGGTGGTTGCTTCGCTATATCGGTCATGATCAGGTGTATATCATGGACGAAGGTTTCTCCGCTTGGCAAAATGCCAAGTTCCCCGTGACCACGGATGTGCCCGTGCAGATCCCGTCTTCCTTTGAGGTGAACGTACAGCCGCAGATGCTGGCAAGTGTTGAGGATGCTCAGCAAGCTTCCGCAAGCGGTAGCGCCGTGTTGATCGATTCTCGCGATGCCCGCCGCTATGCAGGTCTGGAGGAACCGATTGATGCCAAGGCCGGACATATTCCTGGGGCGTTGAACTACTTTTGGAAAGATGTGTTGGATTGGGATAGACGTTGGACAGATACTGGGGTGTTAGAAGAGCGTTTCAGTAAGCTGGACAAGGATGGTGCGATTATCGTGTACTGCGGTTCTGGCGTCTCGGCTTGCCCGAATGTGATTGCGCTGGAAGAAGCGGGATTCTCGAATGTGAAGTTGTATTCTGGAAGCTGGAGCGACTGGATCAGTTATGATGAGAATCCGGTGGCTACGGGTGAAGAAGTTTAG
- a CDS encoding DJ-1/PfpI family protein yields MNTHVLIYDGFVNFEIMLATYLMKTQGEIITVGLNSEMVNSYEGFIVKPHKDIKEIDCDEVEILLIPGGDIGAIEGNRQLTSLIKRLDINGKYIGAICSGVELVKQAGVLEGKRFNGNGINNNETYTVSQNIITAKANGYVDFAIELGKMLNIYSDEDDYNETIRFFKYFENN; encoded by the coding sequence ATTAATACTCATGTCTTAATCTACGACGGGTTTGTAAATTTTGAAATAATGCTGGCAACTTATTTAATGAAAACTCAGGGGGAAATTATAACAGTGGGTTTAAATTCCGAAATGGTCAATTCTTATGAGGGCTTTATTGTTAAACCCCATAAAGATATAAAAGAAATTGATTGTGACGAAGTAGAAATACTGCTTATTCCAGGAGGAGATATTGGCGCCATAGAAGGAAATCGTCAGCTAACATCACTTATTAAGAGACTAGACATTAACGGGAAATATATTGGTGCCATTTGCTCAGGAGTTGAACTTGTTAAACAAGCAGGGGTTTTAGAAGGAAAAAGATTTAATGGCAATGGGATAAATAATAACGAAACATATACAGTTAGTCAGAACATAATAACTGCAAAAGCTAACGGATATGTAGATTTTGCGATTGAGCTAGGCAAAATGTTAAATATTTATTCGGATGAAGATGATTATAATGAAACAATCAGATTTTTTAAATATTTTGAGAATAATTAG
- a CDS encoding ankyrin repeat domain-containing protein, with protein sequence MLIQQSFIEACQNNDTLKCTMLFSIYVNEIFQEPPFIFECVALGNVQTIQLMLNNGLNPNLCDFEGISLLHLCWLLDKSDEVSVLLDYGADPKQLNIYGKTPFMTALRAGEIPTSLER encoded by the coding sequence TTGTTAATACAACAAAGTTTTATTGAAGCCTGCCAAAACAATGATACTCTAAAATGCACTATGCTTTTTAGTATATATGTAAACGAAATTTTCCAAGAGCCACCATTCATCTTTGAATGTGTGGCTCTTGGAAATGTACAGACAATTCAATTAATGTTGAACAACGGTCTGAATCCAAATTTATGTGATTTCGAAGGTATCAGTCTGCTACACCTTTGCTGGCTACTTGACAAGAGTGATGAAGTCAGCGTTCTACTCGACTATGGTGCAGATCCGAAGCAATTAAACATTTATGGTAAAACGCCGTTTATGACTGCTTTGAGAGCTGGAGAAATCCCAACTTCCCTTGAACGATGA
- a CDS encoding SMI1/KNR4 family protein: MLSLVKNTINGLKKKLEMSNECVYLQDREGNVERYVCKFAQPVDDGEIERFIESTGQKIPLDYLDFLRVTNGCSLFNHEIYGGESNLFPIDQVEYLYTKVNRSRGYLEIAYISDDTIMIDCNAYSMGEKNYMFVGNSTSSFEDFNGLGCDFETWLYRFIITNGSKYWNW, from the coding sequence ATGTTGTCGTTAGTGAAAAATACAATTAATGGTTTGAAGAAAAAGTTAGAAATGTCTAATGAGTGTGTTTACTTACAAGATCGTGAAGGTAATGTAGAACGATATGTCTGTAAATTCGCTCAACCAGTAGATGATGGCGAAATCGAGAGATTTATAGAATCTACAGGACAAAAAATTCCGTTGGATTATCTTGATTTTCTGAGAGTCACTAATGGTTGTAGTTTGTTTAATCACGAAATTTACGGAGGGGAAAGTAACCTCTTTCCAATAGATCAAGTTGAGTATTTATATACAAAGGTGAATCGTAGTAGGGGATATTTAGAAATAGCTTATATATCTGATGATACTATAATGATAGATTGTAATGCCTACTCTATGGGGGAGAAAAACTATATGTTCGTTGGGAACAGTACCTCTTCATTTGAAGATTTTAATGGTTTAGGCTGTGATTTTGAAACGTGGCTATACCGTTTTATCATTACAAATGGTTCAAAATACTGGAACTGGTAA
- a CDS encoding HNH endonuclease signature motif containing protein — translation MNFKKSFIILLVVWFVIGTLLPTSVYSLSDQSGALITTESSAENVDVSMEDLALTDDEYRDGIDPDVHEEPEGVDEDEQNTDDASTVTEDTYKEDMFAPQAIALAGEEVLIMYPGDSYSFTNTGTRTRSLSTDAATSRSNSYDYAVYKADGSISTDNMNSLSSLSVGAGYTAVITSSGSNAITVTIPVEFTYSISANPALHRATLSKGESYRFVNEGTQTRAVSADTSTAQDRKYDYATYNEDGSLSSSNFESTGKPYLGGGNEIIFTGAGSQPVTIGLPYEVYTGEWSDEPAYTRVTLSQGESYQFTNISAKSDALQSDGTTKDKHDYVVYLPNGTESSTGTNTSTKPTVASGRTAVLTLVTATPVTYGVPYRTFEVQKAGGDAITRITLYPGESVIFQNNGSLANPIKNNASSTNGAVFDYVLYTSEDVVHSDGFNKNTNPIIRSQGYAVVTVAGQVPIEFSYTNDFSVEESMEPAYHRVTLNQGESVTFWNHGSDREYLDSDASTSQGRVFDYVTYYPDGTERSTKKATAVEPVVFNGNKAVITGASAQPVTIGAIYTIFDVEDRPNEALTKITVSPGQSVKFHNGGSLSNPIRSNAKSIGALVDVVVYKADGRAHSDKFNSNVSLATIPAGGEAVVTVVGSAPVLFEYTDDFSVVDSQEPAYLRATLKKGESYAFSNTSPDSERIRNDASSSEQRVFDYIIYNADGMESNRKSATAIEPTILGGKEVVVTTISDQPVTFGGIYRVFTGQENGSSEFEVSGIKDANDNIIKYVNIDNSEIPSDGNQNQIIESNYLFTFDEVTGETNVVEVGKDVETIETARAMAQKSGAQAGTVLVNLIQIPIEGASQLEVRSKIISITGKKPNKIVFDFDVFRGNARGSGTLSHGVKLTLKGILGVKVGKEVSYTFNISKTGFYFTELELNVYDAFGRKYNDMANVAQTRQTLLNLKAMIYPYYKDPVSQKIMIEPSTTTWAKTPSIDWDSSTDRAKYIKEYSELYPRNGYNWSGSQINVHHIRPREFGGTNEFNNLIPIPTNFHVYVVNAWWRDYIVRF, via the coding sequence ATGAATTTTAAAAAAAGCTTTATCATTTTACTGGTCGTTTGGTTTGTGATTGGAACCTTGCTTCCGACTAGCGTTTATTCGCTTTCGGATCAATCAGGTGCCTTAATAACGACTGAAAGTAGCGCCGAGAATGTGGATGTTTCTATGGAGGATTTAGCTTTAACAGACGACGAGTATCGGGATGGTATAGATCCGGACGTCCACGAAGAACCAGAAGGTGTGGACGAAGATGAACAAAATACAGATGATGCATCGACGGTGACGGAGGATACGTATAAGGAGGATATGTTTGCTCCTCAAGCCATCGCATTGGCTGGCGAAGAAGTTCTAATTATGTATCCAGGAGATTCCTATAGCTTTACCAATACTGGAACTCGTACCCGATCCTTGAGTACAGATGCCGCAACATCAAGAAGCAATTCTTATGATTATGCTGTTTATAAAGCAGATGGAAGTATTTCAACAGATAACATGAATTCACTTAGTAGCTTGTCTGTAGGAGCAGGGTATACCGCTGTCATTACTTCAAGTGGAAGCAATGCGATTACAGTGACTATACCGGTTGAATTCACCTATAGTATATCTGCAAATCCCGCCTTACATAGAGCGACCTTATCCAAAGGTGAGAGCTATCGGTTCGTCAATGAAGGAACACAAACAAGAGCTGTTAGTGCCGATACCTCCACAGCCCAAGACCGGAAGTATGACTATGCCACGTACAATGAAGATGGAAGCCTTTCTAGTTCCAACTTTGAATCAACGGGGAAACCATATTTAGGGGGAGGGAACGAGATCATCTTTACGGGGGCAGGATCTCAACCTGTCACTATTGGCCTCCCTTATGAAGTCTATACCGGTGAGTGGAGCGATGAACCTGCGTATACCAGAGTGACGCTGAGCCAAGGTGAAAGTTACCAATTTACCAATATCAGTGCTAAATCAGATGCGCTCCAAAGTGATGGGACCACCAAAGATAAACATGACTATGTCGTTTACCTTCCAAACGGTACGGAAAGTTCTACAGGGACAAATACGTCCACTAAACCTACGGTAGCTTCGGGAAGAACCGCTGTATTGACTTTGGTAACGGCAACACCAGTGACGTATGGTGTGCCTTATCGGACATTTGAAGTCCAAAAGGCCGGTGGAGATGCCATTACTCGAATTACCTTATACCCCGGGGAATCTGTTATTTTTCAGAACAATGGTTCCTTAGCTAATCCTATCAAAAACAATGCGAGCAGTACCAACGGAGCCGTTTTTGACTATGTCCTGTATACATCAGAAGACGTTGTTCATTCGGATGGCTTTAACAAAAACACAAATCCGATTATTCGTTCACAGGGTTATGCAGTCGTGACCGTGGCCGGGCAAGTCCCAATTGAATTTAGTTACACGAATGATTTTTCGGTTGAGGAAAGCATGGAACCCGCATACCATCGGGTAACACTTAACCAAGGAGAAAGCGTGACATTTTGGAATCACGGTAGCGATCGGGAATACCTCGACAGTGATGCTTCCACCAGCCAAGGACGGGTATTCGATTACGTGACATATTACCCTGATGGCACAGAACGGAGTACGAAAAAAGCAACAGCGGTTGAGCCTGTTGTTTTTAATGGGAATAAAGCAGTGATTACGGGTGCATCAGCTCAACCTGTAACTATAGGTGCGATTTACACGATTTTTGATGTAGAGGATCGACCGAATGAAGCCCTTACTAAGATTACCGTTTCACCGGGTCAATCGGTTAAATTCCACAATGGTGGTTCACTCAGTAATCCGATTCGGAGTAACGCCAAGTCCATAGGTGCTCTAGTTGATGTTGTGGTCTATAAGGCAGACGGCAGAGCACATAGTGACAAATTTAATAGCAATGTAAGTCTCGCTACAATTCCAGCAGGTGGTGAAGCTGTAGTCACCGTGGTAGGAAGTGCTCCTGTGTTGTTTGAATACACGGATGATTTCTCTGTGGTGGACAGTCAAGAACCGGCTTATCTACGCGCGACGCTGAAAAAGGGCGAGAGTTATGCCTTCAGCAATACAAGCCCAGATTCGGAAAGAATTCGAAACGATGCTTCCAGCAGTGAGCAGCGGGTGTTTGATTACATCATTTATAACGCAGATGGAATGGAATCTAATCGTAAATCAGCAACCGCAATTGAACCGACGATCTTAGGCGGTAAAGAAGTTGTAGTTACTACCATTTCAGATCAACCTGTGACGTTTGGGGGCATTTATCGTGTTTTCACTGGGCAGGAAAATGGATCTAGTGAATTCGAAGTTAGTGGAATTAAGGATGCTAATGATAATATTATAAAATACGTTAATATTGATAACTCAGAAATACCTTCGGATGGGAATCAGAATCAAATTATAGAATCCAACTATCTATTTACATTTGATGAAGTAACTGGTGAGACGAATGTGGTAGAAGTAGGAAAAGATGTAGAAACCATAGAGACTGCTAGAGCTATGGCTCAAAAAAGCGGAGCTCAAGCTGGTACTGTACTTGTAAATTTGATTCAAATTCCTATTGAGGGCGCTTCTCAATTAGAAGTCCGCTCGAAAATCATCTCAATAACAGGTAAAAAACCAAATAAAATTGTTTTTGACTTTGACGTTTTTAGAGGAAATGCGCGGGGGAGCGGAACGTTATCACATGGAGTTAAACTTACTTTGAAAGGTATCTTAGGTGTGAAGGTAGGGAAAGAAGTCTCTTATACTTTTAATATCTCAAAAACAGGATTTTATTTCACAGAACTTGAATTAAATGTTTATGATGCTTTTGGAAGAAAGTATAATGATATGGCTAACGTTGCTCAAACACGGCAAACTTTACTTAACTTAAAGGCAATGATATATCCTTATTATAAAGATCCTGTCTCACAAAAAATTATGATAGAACCATCTACAACAACGTGGGCAAAAACTCCCTCCATTGATTGGGACTCAAGTACGGATAGAGCGAAATATATAAAAGAATATAGTGAGCTGTATCCAAGGAACGGATATAATTGGTCAGGGTCACAAATAAATGTTCATCATATTAGACCGCGCGAATTTGGCGGAACAAATGAATTTAATAACTTGATTCCTATTCCAACTAATTTTCATGTTTATGTTGTGAATGCTTGGTGGAGAGACTATATAGTACGTTTTTAA